The following coding sequences lie in one Hyphobacterium sp. CCMP332 genomic window:
- the bioB gene encoding biotin synthase BioB, whose protein sequence is MAATVLDIETLSKPRFDWTADEAGGIYRSPFNDLLFAAQSVHRRHHAANSVQKSQLLSIKTGGCAEDCGYCSQSAFHETGLKASKLMPVDEVLSAARKAKAGGATRFCMGAAWRSLKDRDVDAVCEMIEGVKSEGLETCVTLGMLEADQAQRLKAAGLDYYNHNLDTSREYYDKVISTRTYDDRLETLGRVREAGINVCCGGIIGMGESEADRIGLLVELATIAPHPESVPINHLVAVEGTPLGHARPLDGFDFVRAIAAARLMMPRSVVRLSAGREGMSRELQALCFLAGANSIFVGEELLTTPNPDLEVDGALFNDLGLEPMAAPSSPVERAAE, encoded by the coding sequence ATGGCTGCCACTGTCCTTGATATCGAGACCTTGTCAAAGCCCCGCTTTGACTGGACTGCAGACGAGGCGGGCGGGATATACCGATCTCCGTTTAACGATTTGCTGTTCGCCGCGCAAAGCGTGCACCGGCGCCATCATGCGGCCAATTCGGTCCAGAAATCCCAACTCCTGTCCATCAAGACCGGCGGCTGTGCCGAGGATTGCGGTTATTGCAGCCAGTCGGCCTTTCATGAGACCGGGCTGAAAGCCTCCAAACTGATGCCCGTCGATGAGGTCCTATCCGCCGCGCGCAAGGCGAAGGCCGGCGGGGCGACACGATTTTGCATGGGGGCGGCCTGGCGATCCCTGAAGGATCGCGATGTTGATGCCGTATGCGAGATGATTGAAGGCGTGAAATCGGAAGGTCTGGAAACCTGCGTCACGCTCGGCATGCTGGAGGCCGATCAGGCACAAAGGCTGAAGGCGGCGGGGCTGGATTATTACAATCACAATCTGGATACGAGCCGGGAATATTACGACAAGGTGATTAGCACGCGCACCTATGACGACCGCCTGGAAACGCTGGGCCGTGTGCGGGAGGCGGGCATCAATGTGTGCTGTGGCGGCATTATCGGCATGGGCGAGAGCGAAGCTGACCGGATCGGCCTTCTGGTCGAGCTGGCCACGATCGCCCCGCATCCGGAAAGCGTGCCGATCAACCATCTGGTCGCCGTGGAAGGCACCCCTCTGGGCCATGCCAGGCCGCTGGACGGGTTTGATTTCGTGCGGGCGATTGCCGCAGCACGCCTGATGATGCCGCGCTCGGTTGTGCGGCTGTCGGCGGGCCGCGAAGGCATGAGCCGCGAGCTTCAGGCGCTGTGTTTCCTCGCCGGGGCCAATTCGATCTTTGTGGGTGAAGAGCTTCTCACCACGCCCAATCCGGATCTGGAAGTCGATGGGGCGCTGTTCAACGATCTCGGCCTCGAGCCGATGGCAGCGCCGTCCTCGCCGGTGGAACGCGCGGCGGAGTAG
- a CDS encoding VanZ family protein, which yields MSSHPFSSGADPRKRQALRQAAKGMFWLAFTAITVLALLPGPAAPPRLLGTDKLEHAAAFLVLTLLAGFGWRALPLWFITLAMITYGLLIELIQGSPILQRTMSFADVLADLAGIALGLTLVAILGLRKP from the coding sequence ATGTCATCTCATCCGTTTTCTTCTGGCGCGGACCCTAGAAAGAGGCAGGCCCTGCGGCAAGCCGCCAAGGGCATGTTCTGGCTGGCTTTTACAGCCATCACCGTCCTCGCGCTTTTGCCCGGCCCGGCGGCCCCGCCGCGCCTGCTGGGGACGGACAAGCTGGAACATGCGGCCGCTTTTCTGGTGCTGACACTTCTGGCCGGCTTTGGCTGGCGGGCACTACCCCTCTGGTTTATCACGCTGGCCATGATCACCTATGGCCTTCTGATCGAGCTGATCCAGGGCTCGCCCATCCTTCAGCGCACCATGTCCTTTGCCGATGTTCTCGCTGACTTGGCGGGGATTGCGCTGGGCCTGACGCTGGTAGCGATACTGGGCCTGCGAAAGCCGTGA
- a CDS encoding heme-dependent oxidative N-demethylase subunit alpha family protein — translation MTRPPYKPFYSGPPRFQVGLTRIDPAHWLSPDPEADWLTMKSERLDADPEKYYRALPAASLAEAEALSRIEAATGRARSSRTEPALIAAGRLVSDDLVVMENAGEGWVATSLLLTQPTFFSLEDSFNRELHQLHAPVPYGAPALAGKIARVFDRMPAGEVFERFNWTVQLGMERHWPHGSAMREQLKTTPPEAAINDLVLRVERQTLVRLEATNAILFCIRICLDPIREALADPADRSAFAASWRAASDDALAYKRWGQFNAHVEAALAALGDR, via the coding sequence GTGACGCGGCCGCCCTACAAACCCTTTTATAGTGGCCCGCCGCGCTTTCAGGTCGGCCTTACCCGGATTGATCCGGCGCACTGGCTGTCCCCTGATCCGGAAGCCGATTGGCTGACAATGAAATCGGAACGCCTCGATGCCGATCCGGAAAAATATTACCGCGCCTTGCCCGCCGCATCGTTGGCGGAAGCGGAGGCTCTGTCCCGCATCGAGGCCGCGACCGGGCGGGCCCGCTCATCCCGCACCGAACCCGCCCTGATTGCCGCCGGGCGTCTGGTTTCGGATGATCTCGTGGTCATGGAAAATGCGGGCGAGGGTTGGGTGGCCACCAGCCTGCTTTTGACCCAGCCGACCTTTTTCTCTCTGGAAGACAGCTTCAACCGCGAACTGCACCAGCTCCACGCGCCTGTGCCCTACGGCGCGCCGGCTCTGGCGGGAAAGATCGCCCGCGTCTTCGATCGCATGCCCGCCGGAGAAGTGTTCGAGCGCTTCAACTGGACGGTCCAGCTCGGTATGGAGCGGCACTGGCCGCATGGTTCGGCCATGCGCGAACAGCTGAAGACCACGCCGCCGGAAGCCGCCATCAATGACCTCGTCTTGCGGGTGGAGCGCCAGACGCTGGTGCGGCTGGAGGCCACGAATGCCATCCTCTTTTGCATCCGCATCTGCCTCGACCCGATCCGCGAAGCGCTCGCCGACCCGGCCGACCGTTCTGCTTTTGCGGCGAGCTGGCGCGCGGCGTCAGACGATGCTCTGGCCTACAAGCGCTGGGGCCAGTTCAACGCCCATGTCGAGGCCGCCCTCGCGGCGCTGGGTGACAGGTAA
- a CDS encoding glutathione S-transferase family protein: protein MPDLTLYTFDWVPEMPRGLVRDLRVRWALEEAALPYRVRSVSFAERRADHFSHQPFGQVPWLTDGDVSVFESGAILLYLGGLSEALMPAEAPARLNVTQWVFAALNSVEMAALPWALKQFGRDDTAPPLDDFLSARLGHMEAVVTKADWLCGHFSIADILMADVFRLVDRFDGLAAYPACHSYLKSAIARPAFTTALRGQMDHFAAADTRLSE from the coding sequence ATGCCAGATCTGACGCTTTACACATTTGACTGGGTGCCCGAAATGCCGCGCGGCCTTGTGCGGGACTTGCGCGTACGCTGGGCACTGGAGGAGGCGGCTCTGCCTTATCGTGTAAGGTCCGTGTCGTTTGCGGAGCGGCGCGCCGATCATTTTTCGCATCAACCTTTCGGCCAGGTGCCGTGGCTGACCGATGGTGATGTGTCGGTGTTTGAAAGCGGCGCGATCCTGCTCTATCTCGGCGGGCTGAGCGAAGCGCTGATGCCGGCGGAAGCGCCCGCCCGGCTGAACGTGACGCAATGGGTCTTCGCTGCGCTCAATTCCGTGGAGATGGCGGCCCTGCCCTGGGCGTTGAAGCAGTTCGGGCGAGACGATACCGCTCCGCCGCTCGACGACTTCCTGTCCGCCCGGCTGGGCCATATGGAAGCTGTCGTCACCAAAGCCGACTGGCTGTGCGGTCACTTCTCCATTGCCGACATTCTGATGGCGGACGTATTCCGCCTGGTGGACCGATTTGACGGTCTGGCGGCCTATCCCGCCTGCCATTCATATCTGAAGAGCGCCATCGCCCGGCCGGCTTTTACAACCGCACTGCGCGGCCAGATGGATCACTTCGCGGCCGCTGATACGCGCCTATCGGAATAG
- a CDS encoding sodium:alanine symporter family protein, whose product MDGFFNAATTVSDFLWGGTWGDERILPVGIITVALLGTGLIFMIILGGRPLRRLFPAFGELWSGRKGTGEGEISPWNALSTALSGQVGTGNLAGVATAITLGGPGAIFWMWITALFGMAAAYAESSLAVRFREKHPDGHFHGGPMYYIKNGLGKGWGWLAVLFCLGTILSAIATGGAIQANSVTQSAVEAGTSLGINVPNWSVGIILAVLVFIVIIGGIKSIGNVAGKIIPFMAGAYVLAALFVLVTHLDHIPMAFGQIFGAAFGWEQAGGGLAGYGVLAAVRAGVARGLFSNEAGQGSAPIAHAAAQTKNPIKQGEIAMLGVFIDTIVICTMTALVILVVEGAYPSAGGVVSYAWQSADLEASAITTAAFSAGMFGGAWVVLAAQALFAFTTIIGWSYYAEQSATYLVGDWAAKPFRFLWVFVAFGGTLIVNVDGLWRFGDIANASMLLPNVVALLMLSGVVVGMTRRFDKTGELPPNWAGDVWGTQPPGPDEPDPSDPLDPSHPGN is encoded by the coding sequence ATGGACGGCTTTTTCAACGCCGCGACCACGGTCAGCGACTTTCTGTGGGGCGGGACTTGGGGTGACGAACGCATCCTGCCCGTAGGCATCATCACGGTCGCCCTGCTGGGCACCGGTCTGATTTTCATGATCATTCTGGGCGGACGGCCACTACGCCGCCTGTTCCCGGCCTTCGGTGAACTCTGGAGCGGCCGCAAGGGCACCGGTGAAGGCGAGATCTCACCCTGGAATGCCCTTTCCACTGCACTTTCCGGTCAGGTTGGCACCGGCAATCTGGCTGGTGTGGCCACGGCCATCACGCTGGGCGGGCCCGGTGCGATTTTCTGGATGTGGATTACCGCCCTCTTTGGTATGGCCGCGGCCTATGCCGAGTCCAGCCTTGCCGTCCGCTTTCGCGAAAAGCACCCGGATGGCCACTTCCATGGCGGACCGATGTATTACATCAAGAACGGCCTCGGAAAAGGCTGGGGCTGGCTGGCCGTACTGTTCTGTCTTGGCACGATATTGTCGGCGATTGCGACCGGTGGCGCCATTCAGGCCAATTCAGTGACGCAGTCAGCTGTCGAAGCCGGGACATCGCTGGGCATAAATGTGCCCAACTGGAGCGTCGGCATTATCCTCGCCGTGCTGGTGTTCATTGTCATTATCGGCGGTATCAAGTCGATCGGTAATGTCGCGGGAAAGATCATTCCCTTTATGGCCGGGGCCTATGTGCTGGCCGCTCTCTTTGTTCTGGTAACCCATCTGGATCATATTCCGATGGCTTTCGGTCAGATTTTCGGTGCTGCATTCGGCTGGGAACAGGCCGGTGGCGGGCTCGCCGGTTATGGTGTTCTGGCAGCGGTACGGGCCGGTGTGGCCCGCGGGCTGTTTTCAAACGAGGCCGGTCAGGGCTCTGCCCCGATCGCACACGCGGCGGCGCAGACGAAAAACCCGATCAAACAGGGCGAGATCGCCATGCTGGGTGTTTTCATCGACACGATCGTGATCTGCACCATGACAGCTCTGGTCATTCTTGTGGTGGAGGGCGCTTATCCGTCCGCTGGCGGTGTGGTGTCCTATGCGTGGCAATCGGCTGATCTCGAAGCCTCTGCGATTACAACGGCAGCCTTTTCCGCCGGCATGTTCGGCGGCGCATGGGTGGTGTTGGCGGCGCAGGCCCTGTTCGCCTTCACCACGATTATCGGCTGGTCGTATTATGCCGAACAGAGTGCGACCTATCTGGTTGGTGACTGGGCCGCAAAACCCTTCCGCTTCCTGTGGGTGTTCGTCGCCTTCGGCGGAACGCTGATTGTCAATGTCGACGGGCTCTGGCGGTTCGGCGATATCGCCAATGCGTCCATGCTGTTGCCGAATGTCGTTGCGCTTCTGATGCTTTCAGGCGTCGTCGTTGGCATGACCAGGCGCTTTGATAAAACCGGCGAATTGCCGCCTAACTGGGCAGGCGATGTCTGGGGCACGCAGCCGCCCGGACCGGATGAGCCGGATCCGTCCGACCCGCTGGACCCCTCCCATCCGGGCAATTAG
- a CDS encoding molybdopterin-dependent oxidoreductase has protein sequence MIRLMTIILASASLAACSGGNEFAGGGDILTIHGEIGTTDRGAMQPGLEPLFNAYGIDFDSAHAMPFASLADMPQHTVRVAYPAGGETHSFSGPLLRDVMAGAMPEGTMLTITALDGYQRDIELSRIEDHDVILAIRMDGDALNIGGFGPAMIVWPRDTDEALAGMDDSDWIWGVFSIEVN, from the coding sequence ATGATCCGGCTGATGACAATCATACTGGCCAGCGCGAGTCTGGCCGCCTGTTCCGGCGGCAATGAATTCGCAGGGGGCGGCGATATCCTGACCATTCATGGCGAGATCGGGACGACGGATCGCGGCGCGATGCAGCCGGGGCTTGAACCTCTGTTCAATGCCTATGGCATAGACTTCGATAGCGCCCATGCCATGCCTTTCGCCAGCCTGGCGGACATGCCGCAACACACCGTCCGGGTCGCCTATCCGGCAGGCGGAGAGACGCACAGCTTCTCAGGCCCCTTGCTGCGCGATGTCATGGCGGGTGCCATGCCGGAAGGGACAATGCTGACTATTACCGCGCTGGACGGATATCAGCGCGATATCGAGCTGTCCCGGATCGAGGACCATGATGTGATCCTGGCCATCCGCATGGATGGCGATGCGCTCAATATCGGCGGGTTCGGCCCGGCCATGATCGTCTGGCCGCGCGATACGGACGAGGCTCTGGCCGGGATGGATGACAGCGACTGGATCTGGGGCGTGTTCTCCATAGAGGTGAATTAG
- the holA gene encoding DNA polymerase III subunit delta — protein MKATARDVNTRLATPDSELTAWLIYGPDRGLVRERANLLVKALVEDPDDPFNVTKLTDEDLKTDPALLADNMAALSMMGGDRLVRVQISTEAGGAPVAEFLKDFEAGKAPAEAWLVVEAGDLKAAGKLRKAFEPAKKALAAPCYAETGRDLIAFVDEALAAEGLNLEADARARFLPLIEGDRGVARSEIDKLILYKGPKEVRADGEDTITLADIEASAAAGGDAALDRVVDTAMSGRVKDADASWMRARSGGASGVGLVRTIQRRIDLLSELKSGGPDAAMRLGAPRFGPAADAFKQQAALWNDRALDQARQAAFEAERQMKRAGAAPAELLGGDLLLKLALRAKAMSSRRST, from the coding sequence GTGAAGGCGACAGCCCGTGATGTGAATACGCGGCTGGCCACGCCGGACAGCGAGCTGACGGCCTGGCTGATCTATGGGCCGGACCGGGGGCTGGTGCGCGAGCGGGCCAATCTGCTGGTCAAGGCGCTGGTCGAGGATCCCGATGATCCCTTCAACGTCACCAAGCTGACCGATGAAGACCTGAAGACCGACCCGGCCCTGCTGGCCGACAATATGGCGGCGCTCTCCATGATGGGCGGGGACCGGCTGGTGCGGGTGCAGATCTCGACCGAGGCGGGCGGAGCGCCGGTGGCAGAGTTTCTGAAGGATTTCGAAGCCGGCAAAGCCCCGGCGGAAGCCTGGCTGGTGGTGGAAGCCGGGGATCTCAAGGCGGCCGGCAAGTTGCGCAAGGCGTTCGAGCCCGCCAAAAAGGCGCTGGCCGCGCCGTGCTATGCGGAAACCGGGCGGGATCTGATCGCCTTTGTCGATGAGGCGCTGGCCGCCGAAGGTCTCAATCTGGAGGCCGATGCGCGCGCCCGCTTCCTGCCGCTGATCGAGGGGGATCGCGGCGTGGCGCGCTCGGAGATCGACAAGCTCATTCTCTACAAGGGCCCGAAAGAGGTGCGCGCCGATGGCGAAGACACCATCACGCTCGCCGATATCGAGGCCAGCGCGGCCGCCGGGGGCGATGCCGCGCTGGACCGTGTCGTCGATACCGCCATGTCGGGCCGTGTGAAGGACGCCGATGCCAGCTGGATGCGGGCGCGGTCGGGCGGAGCCAGCGGGGTCGGCCTCGTGCGCACGATACAGCGGCGAATCGATTTGCTGTCCGAGTTGAAATCCGGCGGGCCGGATGCGGCCATGCGTCTGGGAGCCCCGCGCTTTGGTCCGGCAGCGGATGCGTTCAAGCAGCAGGCCGCCCTGTGGAATGACCGGGCGCTGGATCAGGCACGGCAGGCGGCGTTCGAGGCCGAGCGCCAGATGAAGCGCGCCGGGGCCGCTCCGGCAGAGCTTCTGGGCGGGGATTTGCTACTCAAACTGGCCTTGCGCGCCAAAGCCATGTCATCACGGCGCTCGACGTGA
- the lptE gene encoding LPS assembly lipoprotein LptE, giving the protein MKRKALLALMAGATLGLSACAFQPLHGSPQQVSAMRGITVAVEGQERIDQMLAESLNDRFGTPSGGRYRLAAETSVTTSGLGVGADDVASRSALSLSVDFSLIDTGSGSPVLTETVRTEATFDIPRQPYAAVSARRDAEERAAREAADRIALRVARYINRGGQ; this is encoded by the coding sequence ATGAAACGCAAAGCACTCCTTGCCCTGATGGCGGGCGCAACACTCGGCCTTTCGGCCTGCGCCTTCCAGCCTCTGCATGGCTCACCGCAGCAGGTGAGCGCCATGCGCGGCATTACCGTCGCCGTTGAAGGGCAGGAGCGTATCGACCAGATGCTGGCCGAATCCCTGAATGACCGCTTCGGCACGCCCTCCGGCGGGCGCTATCGCCTCGCCGCGGAAACCAGCGTGACGACGTCCGGCCTGGGGGTCGGGGCGGATGATGTGGCCTCACGGTCGGCCCTGTCTTTGTCGGTTGATTTCAGCCTGATCGATACCGGCTCCGGTTCGCCTGTGCTGACGGAAACCGTCCGCACCGAGGCGACGTTTGACATCCCGCGGCAGCCCTATGCCGCCGTCAGTGCGCGCCGCGATGCCGAAGAACGTGCCGCCCGGGAAGCCGCGGACCGGATCGCCCTGCGCGTGGCGCGGTATATCAACCGCGGCGGCCAGTGA